A part of Biomphalaria glabrata chromosome 3, xgBioGlab47.1, whole genome shotgun sequence genomic DNA contains:
- the LOC106056934 gene encoding adipocyte plasma membrane-associated protein-like: MSSEGARLRRPEKKYSDTSKNSNEVTEEDAVKQASQGWIYRFFQALILTIVIPIVALIVFPSPISPVEITGLPEPPEFTGALTVNDLLSNAEQIYRGQVSGPESIVVDGDHIYTGTADGWVNDIHQGTVKKLVRFGSEPCGGIENENTCGRPLGMRMDKHGFLIVADAYFGLFQVNVVTGDYTTLYSSSTPVNGKTPKFLNDLDIDDDGKIYFTDTSTKWTRNNFPMVFLEGIPDGRLLMYDPVTKETIQLFEGLLFANGVQLTRDKTAVLVAETSKFRIMKFDLATKNLSVWSDRLPGAPDNIRYCKTSGTYWVGLALITQQGKPSFTHFLANRPWVRGVIAKVFTINVFLTLKDFFAKTDAKAMALELNSEGTIIRSLQDKNGVVIKGVSEVEHADGVMYFGSFNANYVGRLYRKRIPGL, encoded by the exons atgtcttcagaAGGTGCCAGACTTCGGCGCCCAGAAAAGAAATACTCTGACACCTCAAAGAATTCTAATGAAGTAACAGAAGAAGATGCTGTAAAGCAAGCATCTCAGGG CTGGATTTATCGCTTTTTTCAAGCTTTGATTCTGACCATAGTAATACCTATTGTTGCATTAATTGTTTTTCCTTCGCCAATATCACCTGTTGAGATCACTGG tCTACCTGAACCTCCTGAGTTCACTGGAGCTTTGACAGTCAATGATTTGTTAAGCAATGCAGAACAAATCTATCGTGGTCAAGTTAGTGGTCCTGAATCGATTGTTGTTGATGGAG ACCATATTTACACTGGAACAGCTGATGGCTGGGTCAATGATATTCATCAGGGAACTGTGAAAAAACTGGTCAGATTTGGGAGTGAGCCTTGTG GAGGCATTGAAAATGAAAACACGTGTGGCCGACCACTGGGCATGAGAATGGATAAACATGGCTTCCTAATAGTTGCTGATGCATATTTTGGTTTGTTTCAAGTGAATGTTGTCACAG GTGATTATACTACATTATATTCATCAAGCACCCCTGTGAATGGGAAGACCCCAAAGTTTTTGAATGATTTAGATATTGATGATGatgggaaaatatattttactgaTACAAGCACAAAGTGGACTAGGAATAATTTCCCAATGGTGTTCTTGGAAGGCATTCCAGATGGACG TTTATTGATGTATGACCCTGTGACTAAGGAAACAATACAACTGTTTGAAGGCCTACTGTTTGCCAATGGAGTTCAACTCACTAGAGACAAAACTGCTGTACTTGTCGCTGAAACTTCAAAATTCAGAATCATGAA ATTTGATTTGGCAACTAAAAACTTGTCAGTGTGGAGCGATCGGCTACCTGGAGCGCCAGACAATATCCGCTACTGTAAAACTAGTGGGACTTACTGGGTAGGGCTGGCGTTGATCACTCAACAAGGCAAACCCTCATTCACACACTTCCTTGCTAACCGTCCATGGGTCAGAGGAGTCATTGCAAAG GTCTTCACTATAAATGTCTTTTTGACACTCAAAGATTTTTTTGCTAAGACTGATGCTAAAGCCATGGCATTAGAGTTGAATAGCGAGGGTACTATTATCCGCAGTCTCCAGGACAAAAATGGGGTTGTAATCAAAGGTGTTAGTGAAGTGGAGCATGCTGATGGAGTTATGTACTTTGGCTCATTTAATGCTAACTACGTTGGACGCTTGTAT